AGTTCGCTGAGCAGGAGGAACGCGTGGGCGCGTTGCGCGTCGTCGGTGAAGGTGTCGGCGAGGGCTTGAGCGCCGTCGAGGTCACCTCGGTGGCGGGCCGCGATGATCCCCACGGCGTGCTGCATCCCGGCCAACAGTTGCGCGGAGTGGGGGGTCATGCGGCGGTGGTGAGGTCGCGGAGTTGTAGCAGCAGGTCGGCGGGGTCTGCGGTGGCTTTGCCTTGGGCGAGTGCGGCGCTGCCGCCGCCTCGGCCGGCGAGGAGGAGTTTGATCAGGTCGGCGGCGGAGAGGCCGCGTTGCACGCCGGTGGGGGTGACGGCCACGACGACGCTGGCGCCGGCGATGACGCCGACGACGCCGGG
This is a stretch of genomic DNA from Micromonospora sp. WMMD1082. It encodes these proteins:
- a CDS encoding superoxide dismutase, which gives rise to MTPHSAQLLAGMQHAVGIIAARHRGDLDGAQALADTFTDDAQRAHAFLLLSELALTIISDGTGADLRTVVRDISLRIAALAAAD